The nucleotide sequence CGAACCCTTTGCCGGGCATTTTCTGGCCGCCCTGGAGACCTTGCAGGCTATTGACAGCGCCTTCGAACGGGCCTGTGTCGAGGCGCGCTACAGCGAAGCCCTGGCCGCCCTGGGCGATCCTGCCGCTGCCGAGTATCGAAAACGCGCCGCAGAGACGTTTAGAAAGATCGGGGCCGTCGGCGAGTTACGCCGTCTTGGGCTCAGTGATGAAAGGAGTTGCTAGGGATGTCGCTCGAAGCCGTTCAGCAGGTTATTGGCCGCGCTGTGACCGATGCCGAGTTCCGCCAACAACTGATTGATAATGCCCGGGCCGCCTGTGCGGGCTACGATCTCACTGAAGAAGAACTCGACGCCCTCGAAGCCCTCGACCAGACCAGCCTGCAAGCCTTCGCCGGCACGCTTGATCCGCGCCTCTCCAAGACTGGCGGACGCGGATTTATTTGATAGTTACAACCTGGTGGAGCTTCACCTCCCCACCTCCACACCTCCACACCTCTACACCTCCACACCTCTACACTGGTTATGTGGAGGTGTGGAGCTGTGTAGCGTTGGGATGGCTGACCCCAAACCATGCCTTACGCGGCAATCCGCTCGGCGACGGCGTCGCCGACCGCCGCGGTGCTCGCCGGGGCCTGGCCCGGGCGAGCGATGTCACTGGTAAGAATCCCCGCTTCGATCACCGCGCTGACCGCCGCCTCGACGGCCCTGGCCTCCGCCTCAAGGCCCAGGGAATGGCGGAGCAACAGGGCTACGCTGAGGATTGTCGCCAGCGGATTGGCCCTGCCCTGGCCGGCAATGTCGGGGGCCGAACCGTGGATCGGCTCGTACAGGCCGATCGCTCCCGCGCCGAGGGAGGCGGAGGGCAGCATGCCCATGGAGCCGGCCAGCATTGAGGCCTCGTCGGTAAGAATGTCGCCGAACATGTTTTCGGTGACGATGACATCAAAGTCAGCCGGCCGGCGCAGGAGGTGCATGGCGCAGGCATCCACCAGCATCCAGTCATAGCTCAGATCCGGGTACTCAGCCTGAACAATCGCGCTGGTCACGCTGCGCCAGAGCCGGCTTGTCTCCAGCACATTGGCCTTGTCCACCAGCGTAAGCCTGCCGTTCCGGCTGCGGGCCAGGTTGGCGGCGACACGCACCACGCGGGCGATCTCGGTCTCGTGGTAGATGCACAGGTCGCTGGCCCATTCGCCCTCGGCGTCGCGGCCGCGGCGCTTCTCTCCGAAGTAGATCCCTCCGGTCAATTCGCGCACCACCAGCAGATCCACGCCCTCCAGACGCTCCCGGCGCAACGGCGAGGCGTCAATGAGGAGCGGATGCACCGTAACCGGGCGCAGGTTGGCGTACAGCCCCAGTTCTTTCCGCAGGCCCAGCAGCCCCTGCTCAGGACGCACACTGGCGCGCGGATCGTCCCATTTCGGGCCGCCAACCGCGCCGAGGAGCACGGCGTTGGCGGCCCGGCACGCAGCCACCGTTTCAGGCGGTAGCGCAACGCCGGTGGCGTCAATCGCCGCGCCGCCGATCAGCGCCTCCTGGAAGGTGAAACTGTGCCCGAAGCGCGCGCCAACAGCCTGGAGCGCCTTGACCCCCTCTGCGGTTACCTCTGGTCCGATCCCATCGCCTGGGAGTACCGTAATTGTGTAGTTCACGTGTCCCTACCTCGGACGTTTATGCGCTGTGTACACACTCAGGTTGGTACGGGTTCACACTGCTCCTGGGAGCGAGGGCATCTTGCCCTCGAATCCTGATGAGGGCGGGACGCCCTCGCTCCCAGGTCTGCGGGCTTGCCCCAACTCTGAACACGTACTCAGGTTTCGCTGCGCGGCCTGTTACGTACCTGTTCGGACAGGTGCGGAGGGCTGATGTTAAAATAACCGATAACCAATAGACGATAGTATGTCGCTGGTGTTTTTATCGTGGCAGTATGCGCCCCGCGAACGGCGCTTCGCCAGTGGTAACGAACCCGTTATGTGCCCAACGTATGCTTCACGCGTAAGGCGATGCCTGTCTGCAAGATGAGCGCGCCGCATAGAGCGGCGAGAGAGGAAAAGCGCATGGCTACGCGCAGGGTCGAGTCCTTCCTGCTCCGGATCGTTGTCTCGGAGGATCGCGCGGCGACTCCGCAGCGCTGGCGGGGCAGGATCCAGCATATTGCCACTGGCGCCGAGCAGCAGATCGGCGAATTGTCCCAGGTAGTGGATTTCATCAATGCTCACCTCTACGCCATAGCTGAGCCGGAGGCCTCGAATACCGGTGCGGAGACGCCGGATTTACCCGCCTTCCCCAATCCATCGTAGCATGCTGCCGAGAGCGCCTCTCGGCGGGGGTGGTGCAGTCAGCGGGCCCCCGCACGTTTCCTCATACCGACGCGGCATCGCTACTCCGTGCCGCTCAGAGGACCTTTGCCCCTTCGAGCTGCCCGATGATCGCAACCAGAGCGCATCGCAGGAGGGCCTTGCGCTGCCAGCGTCACGCCCCGGCGGACGGGAGGCGGCGCTTACGGCGTCAGAGGATGGTTCCCGCGGATTTTCTGATAGATCGCCACCGTTTCGGGGAGCGGCTCAACGCCTAGCTCCTGGTGCAGCGCGGCCACGCAGCGGTTATAGAGTCGCAGCGCCGTGCTACGTTCACCCAGAATGCCGTAGGCGCGCATGAGCAGTTGGTAGGCTTCTTCCTGGGCCTGGTCATACTCCAGCACGCGCCAGGCCAGACCGATAGCCTCGTGGGGATTGCCATCTTCGAGCAGCAGGGCGCCGAGGCGCAGCGACGCCTCGGTGAAGAGCAGCTCCAGACGTTCCCGTTCGACGACGGACCAGTCCTCGTAGAGGCAGTCGGGCAAGAACGGGCCGCCATAGAGGCTGATGGCGTGGCGGAAGCGCGCGATCGCCTCGGCGCGTTGCCCGCGCTGCAACGCGGCGCGTCCCTGTTCTACCGCCTCCGAGAACTCCGCGGCGTCATAGCCGTGGTCGCTTTCGATATTAAAGCCATACGTATCGCCCTGTTGCAGGATATAGTACATTGGCGCGCCCTCGGGCCGGTTGGGTTCGATCGCCTTGGTCAAACGGCTGAGGGTGACGCGGAGGTTGTTGGCCGCAGCTTCGGTCTCAAGGCCGGGCCAGAGCATATCCATGATCCGGTCGCGGGGCAACATGCGCCCGCGTTCGACCAGCAGCAGTTGCAACAACTGACGCGCCTTGATGCTGCGCCAGTCGCGATCGCGGATCTCGACATCGCCGCGCCAGACGCCGAAGGCCCCCAGGGTGCGCACGTTAAGGCGATACGCCGGGCGATACACCAGGCGTTCCAGGGAACTCTCGGCGGCGCTCCGCACATCGGGATGGCGCTCCTTGAGCATCGTACGCAGGGTGGCGTAGGCCTGGGCCGATCCCAGGTCGCCCAGGAGGGTGGCGATGCGCGCGCGGATTGCCGGAGTAGTATGCCTGGAAAGCATCTGCATAAGTAACGCCGGAGCGGTCCTGGGGATCTGGCGGCGCAGCACCTGGCCGACCGCCTCGGGCGCAAGGCCCTGTTCGATGGCGCTGGCGACGGCCTGTTCAACTACGGTCTGCGGCAAGCCGGGCAAAAAACCGAAGCGGTGGCGCTCACACAGGTTCCAGCCGGCCCGCAGCGCCTCCAGAGCGGCCTCGGAGTGGCCGAGGCGTTGTTCAAGGGCTGCCCGGTAGATCTGTACCGAGGCCAGAAACAGGCCGTCGCCCCGGGCCAGCATCTCTGCGGCAAGCTCGGCGGCCAGGTTGGCGGCCCGCTCAGTTTCACCGCCTTCGCCAAGCACCACCAGCAGGTAGAGTTGGAGCCACAGATCGTGCGTGCTCTGGGCGGGAGGCGCCAGGTCGCCTGGCGCCTGGTTCCGGCGTGTCGCCGCGGCCGTCGCGAGATCGGCGCCTACGGCGCGAGCGTGTCGCATCAGGTCGAGAGCCGCGGCGGTGGCGGCGGCCTCTTGTCCGCTGCGGCGGGCCAGATAGGCCTCAATCACCCGGGCGCGGGTAAGCAGTGCAGCCAGGCCATTGGCATTCGCGATGCTCCGGGCGCGTGAAAGGTACGTCGTTGCTTCTTCTATTTCGCCCTGCTCGGCCAGCAAAAGGGCCAGGAAAGCGGCGCTCACACCGATGACGCTCTGTTGTTCGTAGACGCTCAGACGGCGATAGGCGTCGAGGGCCACGAACACCGCTTCGCTGATCTGACCCTGCTGGTAGAGCGCCAGGGCCTTGAGCAACAGCAGATTCTGGTGCAAACGGTCGTCCCGTTCCACCTGAGGCATCTCCAGGGCCTGGCCGATGGCGGTGAGCGCGGCTTCAGGGTAGCCCTGTTGCGTATGGATAGAACTGACAATCATAGCCAGCAGCCACTGCCAGAAGACGCTGCGCGGATGGCGCGTGGCATGCGCGGCGACGCGCAGGGCGGCGGCGTAGCGCCCCCGGCTGTAGAGCAGGGCGGCGGTCGAGGCCAGGGCGGCGCCCCTGGCCCAGGTGTCGCGCACGCGATTGGCGGCGCGCACGGCGCGCACGCAGACATCGGCGAAATCCGCGGGGCGCCCTTCCCAGAAGATCAGCGCGGCCACGTCGCTCAGGGCGCGCAACTCGCGCTGGTAATTCCCTTCGCGGCTGTACAACTCCGCGGCGCGGCTGATCGCCTGGAGGGCCTGGTCGGGATGCGAGGCGGCCATGCTCCAGCCCCACATATGCAACAACTCCGCGTCGCGCTCGCGTCGTTCAACGGGCAGGCTCTCCAGCCAGGCGCGAATGCTGTCGCGCTGCGGGCTTTCAATCAACGGCCAGGCCCGGCGGCGCAGGGCGCCGGCCATGGCCTCATCATCGCCAGCGGCGCTGTAGTGGGCCATGGCCACTTCGAGGCGGGACCGGCGCTCGAACGCCGCGCCGTAACGGGTGTGCAGTTCCACCAGCGCTTGCGGGCCCAGGGTTTGTTGCGCGCGTTCGCGCAACAGTCGGCTCCACAGCGGATGAAACCGGTATGTTGGCGCGCCGCTTTCTCCCGTATCAACCGGCGAGATCGGCAGACCCAGTTGCACACAGCGATTGATAAGCGCCTCGGCATCGGGGCGTCCTAGCACCTCGGCAATCAGCGGCGCGTCGAACTGATCGGTCAGCGCGGCCTGGGCAAGAAATTCCAGCAGATCCGGTGGCAGATTCGCCAGCACCTCTGAGGCCAGGTAGTCGAACAGACTGCGCTCACTGCTATCGAGGGTCTCCAGGTAGGTGCGGCGCTGCTCGGGCGCGAGGCGCGCCAGCGCTCGGGCGGCCAGTTGCACGCTCAACACCCAGCCCTCAGTGCGCTGGAGCAGCAGATCCAGTTCCCCGGCAGGGAGGTGCACCCCCGCGCGCGCAAGCAGTTCCGCCGCCTCCTCGCGGTTCAGCGACAGATCACCCTGCTCAACCTCTACCAGGGCGCCCTCGGCGCGCATGCGCGGAAGAGGGGAGATGTCAATCATGCGCCGCGAGGCCAGAATGACGTGCAAGGCGGGTGGCGCGGCTCGCAGCAGGTAGCCGATGAGCGCCGTCGTAATCGGCCCGTCGCTGATCAGGTGGAGGTCGTCAATGATTAAGAACGTCGGCGTGGTCAGCGCCGTCTGGAGTTCGCTCAGCAGCGCGCCGGCGACCACTGGCCAGTCGCGCTCCAGATCGGCAGCCGAGTGGATCACGCGCCACGACTCCTCGCCCACCTCGGGCAGATGGCGCTGGAAGGCGCGCACCAGGTAGGCCAGCAAAAGCGACGGGGCCTGGTCCTCGGCATCGAGGCCGAGCCAGAGCACGTGTGCGCCGGTGCGTTGCAACTCGTCGGCCCACTGGGCCAGCAGCGTGGTTTTGCCATACCCTGCCGGGGCGACTACCAGGGTCACGGGTCGCAGACGCACTTCAGCCAGCAGCGCCTGCAGATCGGGCCGTAGCAGGGTTTCGCTGCGCGGCACTGGCGGCGACAGTTTTAGCGGGAGCAGTGCCGGCCCCGGCTGCGATGCGGATCGAATGGCGGCTACCTGGGTCATATGTCTCG is from Chloroflexaceae bacterium and encodes:
- a CDS encoding Franean1_4349 family RiPP, giving the protein MSLEAVQQVIGRAVTDAEFRQQLIDNARAACAGYDLTEEELDALEALDQTSLQAFAGTLDPRLSKTGGRGFI
- a CDS encoding transcriptional regulator, which produces MTQVAAIRSASQPGPALLPLKLSPPVPRSETLLRPDLQALLAEVRLRPVTLVVAPAGYGKTTLLAQWADELQRTGAHVLWLGLDAEDQAPSLLLAYLVRAFQRHLPEVGEESWRVIHSAADLERDWPVVAGALLSELQTALTTPTFLIIDDLHLISDGPITTALIGYLLRAAPPALHVILASRRMIDISPLPRMRAEGALVEVEQGDLSLNREEAAELLARAGVHLPAGELDLLLQRTEGWVLSVQLAARALARLAPEQRRTYLETLDSSERSLFDYLASEVLANLPPDLLEFLAQAALTDQFDAPLIAEVLGRPDAEALINRCVQLGLPISPVDTGESGAPTYRFHPLWSRLLRERAQQTLGPQALVELHTRYGAAFERRSRLEVAMAHYSAAGDDEAMAGALRRRAWPLIESPQRDSIRAWLESLPVERRERDAELLHMWGWSMAASHPDQALQAISRAAELYSREGNYQRELRALSDVAALIFWEGRPADFADVCVRAVRAANRVRDTWARGAALASTAALLYSRGRYAAALRVAAHATRHPRSVFWQWLLAMIVSSIHTQQGYPEAALTAIGQALEMPQVERDDRLHQNLLLLKALALYQQGQISEAVFVALDAYRRLSVYEQQSVIGVSAAFLALLLAEQGEIEEATTYLSRARSIANANGLAALLTRARVIEAYLARRSGQEAAATAAALDLMRHARAVGADLATAAATRRNQAPGDLAPPAQSTHDLWLQLYLLVVLGEGGETERAANLAAELAAEMLARGDGLFLASVQIYRAALEQRLGHSEAALEALRAGWNLCERHRFGFLPGLPQTVVEQAVASAIEQGLAPEAVGQVLRRQIPRTAPALLMQMLSRHTTPAIRARIATLLGDLGSAQAYATLRTMLKERHPDVRSAAESSLERLVYRPAYRLNVRTLGAFGVWRGDVEIRDRDWRSIKARQLLQLLLVERGRMLPRDRIMDMLWPGLETEAAANNLRVTLSRLTKAIEPNRPEGAPMYYILQQGDTYGFNIESDHGYDAAEFSEAVEQGRAALQRGQRAEAIARFRHAISLYGGPFLPDCLYEDWSVVERERLELLFTEASLRLGALLLEDGNPHEAIGLAWRVLEYDQAQEEAYQLLMRAYGILGERSTALRLYNRCVAALHQELGVEPLPETVAIYQKIRGNHPLTP
- the leuB gene encoding 3-isopropylmalate dehydrogenase; the encoded protein is MNYTITVLPGDGIGPEVTAEGVKALQAVGARFGHSFTFQEALIGGAAIDATGVALPPETVAACRAANAVLLGAVGGPKWDDPRASVRPEQGLLGLRKELGLYANLRPVTVHPLLIDASPLRRERLEGVDLLVVRELTGGIYFGEKRRGRDAEGEWASDLCIYHETEIARVVRVAANLARSRNGRLTLVDKANVLETSRLWRSVTSAIVQAEYPDLSYDWMLVDACAMHLLRRPADFDVIVTENMFGDILTDEASMLAGSMGMLPSASLGAGAIGLYEPIHGSAPDIAGQGRANPLATILSVALLLRHSLGLEAEARAVEAAVSAVIEAGILTSDIARPGQAPASTAAVGDAVAERIAA